In a genomic window of Candidatus Neomarinimicrobiota bacterium:
- the rplM gene encoding 50S ribosomal protein L13: MKTKTLKAHEITRDWYIADAAGKMLGRFSSEVAQILRGKHKPTFSPHLDMGDFVVVINAEKIKVSGNKETKKEYFKHSGYPGGTTFTDFQHMMKTHPDRIITGAIKGMLPKNRLGRKLMSHLKVYAGDEHPHIAQNPKTLEI, from the coding sequence ATGAAAACAAAAACATTAAAAGCGCACGAGATTACACGGGATTGGTACATCGCCGATGCTGCCGGAAAAATGCTTGGCAGATTTTCGAGCGAAGTTGCTCAAATTCTTAGAGGCAAACATAAACCTACTTTCAGTCCGCATTTGGACATGGGTGATTTTGTGGTAGTCATCAATGCCGAAAAAATCAAGGTTTCAGGTAATAAAGAAACCAAAAAGGAATATTTTAAACATTCGGGTTATCCTGGTGGAACTACATTTACTGATTTTCAGCACATGATGAAGACCCATCCGGATCGGATTATTACGGGCGCTATTAAAGGTATGCTCCCTAAAAATCGACTCGGGAGAAAACTGATGTCTCATTTAAAAGTATACGCAGGTGATGAACATCCGCACATTGCCCAAAATCCGAAAACATTGGAGATTTAA
- a CDS encoding dihydroorotase, translated as MKTRKIPKLLLLKGGTVLDPLKETSAKKDILIKNGKIESVDKSISSKSAEILDCAGKIITHGFCDVHVHFREPGREDKETLATGSQAALAGGFTRVCVMPNTNPPLDSPESIRFIVEKAEECPIFIHPIGAVTKGQNGTEITEMSAMAREGAIAFSDDGLPITNAVVMRRALEYASMLHMPIINHAEDVDLRDDGVMNEGETSLKLGLDGNTSLSESIMVFRDLELAQLANTSVHIPHVSTKESALHVAAAKKKGASVTAEVTPHHLYFNDEALKSYDTNFKVAPPLRSETDRKALVKAVISGAIDCIATDHAPHTIEEKEATFAHAPFGMIGLESCFAAVNTILKEEKKYSLLNLIKLLTVNPRKIFGFETDLLKDGVDAELVIIDPAEKWKFTEDSIYSRSSNSPFTGETFTGKVSATLVLNQVSEL; from the coding sequence ATGAAGACACGAAAAATACCAAAATTACTTTTACTAAAAGGTGGAACTGTATTAGATCCGCTCAAAGAAACGTCGGCGAAAAAAGATATCCTGATTAAAAATGGGAAAATTGAATCTGTCGATAAATCAATCTCGTCAAAATCTGCAGAAATTTTAGATTGTGCCGGAAAAATTATAACGCACGGATTTTGCGATGTACATGTGCATTTTCGTGAACCAGGAAGAGAAGATAAGGAGACGTTGGCGACCGGATCTCAAGCTGCTCTTGCCGGCGGGTTTACCCGTGTATGTGTGATGCCAAATACCAATCCGCCGCTGGATTCGCCTGAGTCCATTCGATTCATTGTTGAAAAGGCCGAAGAATGTCCAATTTTCATTCACCCGATTGGCGCTGTTACCAAAGGGCAAAATGGAACAGAAATAACTGAAATGTCAGCAATGGCGCGTGAAGGTGCCATCGCTTTTAGCGATGACGGCCTGCCGATAACAAATGCCGTAGTGATGCGCAGAGCATTGGAATATGCCTCTATGCTACATATGCCTATTATTAATCACGCTGAAGATGTTGATTTGAGAGATGACGGTGTGATGAATGAAGGGGAGACTTCCTTGAAACTTGGGCTAGATGGAAACACATCTCTTTCGGAATCTATAATGGTTTTCCGAGATCTTGAATTAGCTCAATTGGCCAATACTTCAGTCCATATTCCTCATGTTAGCACAAAGGAAAGTGCATTACACGTTGCAGCAGCAAAAAAGAAGGGCGCTTCTGTAACAGCAGAAGTAACACCTCACCATCTTTACTTTAATGACGAAGCATTAAAATCCTATGACACAAATTTTAAAGTTGCTCCTCCATTACGAAGCGAAACAGACCGTAAGGCACTTGTTAAAGCAGTAATTTCCGGTGCAATCGACTGTATTGCGACAGACCATGCTCCGCATACGATTGAAGAAAAGGAAGCTACGTTTGCCCATGCACCATTTGGAATGATTGGGCTTGAATCATGTTTTGCAGCTGTGAATACTATTTTAAAGGAAGAAAAAAAATACTCTCTGTTAAACCTCATCAAACTTCTAACGGTAAACCCCAGAAAAATATTTGGCTTTGAGACTGATTTGTTGAAGGATGGGGTAGATGCAGAATTGGTTATTATTGATCCGGCAGAAAAATGGAAGTTTACCGAGGATTCAATTTATTCCCGGTCGTCAAACTCTCCCTTTACGGGAGAAACATTTACGGGAAAAGTGAGTGCAACTTTGGTTCTGAATCAGGTTTCAGAACTGTAA
- a CDS encoding aspartate carbamoyltransferase catalytic subunit — protein MLEQKHLLGLEGYPEKDIETIINTAFSFREILDRPIKKVPSLQGKTIVNLFFENSTRTRISFELAQKRLSADTVNFSASTSSLKKGESFKDTTQNIEAMKIDAVVMRHPDPGAPLHLTKHVDAIIINAGDGKHEHPTQAILDMMSLKEVFGKIKGLNVALVGDISHSRVALSNIYGLITLGANVTVCGPPTLIPPHIKSLGVNVSHNLDEAIEWADALNILRIQMERMGVGLFPSVREYREVFGVNTERLERHNKELIIMHPGPMNRGIEIDSTVADSKQAIILDQVLNGVASRMAILYLLLGGKSEE, from the coding sequence ATGCTTGAGCAAAAACATTTACTCGGACTCGAAGGATATCCCGAGAAGGATATTGAAACAATTATTAATACAGCATTTTCATTTAGAGAGATTTTGGATCGCCCGATTAAAAAAGTCCCCTCACTTCAGGGAAAGACAATTGTAAACCTATTTTTTGAAAATTCCACGCGCACTCGAATAAGTTTCGAGCTTGCCCAAAAGAGGTTAAGTGCAGATACCGTGAATTTTTCAGCCTCCACATCCAGTTTAAAAAAAGGAGAAAGTTTTAAAGATACGACCCAAAATATCGAAGCTATGAAAATTGATGCTGTGGTAATGCGTCATCCGGATCCTGGTGCACCACTTCATTTAACGAAGCATGTGGATGCCATTATTATTAATGCTGGGGACGGGAAACATGAGCATCCGACTCAAGCAATTTTGGATATGATGAGCCTAAAAGAAGTGTTTGGTAAAATAAAAGGATTGAATGTGGCGCTTGTGGGCGATATTTCTCACAGCCGGGTTGCGCTTAGTAATATCTACGGACTCATTACACTTGGCGCAAACGTAACCGTGTGTGGACCGCCTACACTCATTCCACCTCACATTAAATCGCTAGGTGTAAACGTGAGCCATAATTTAGATGAAGCGATTGAATGGGCAGATGCGTTGAATATTCTTCGCATTCAAATGGAACGAATGGGAGTCGGACTGTTTCCATCGGTCAGGGAATATCGAGAGGTTTTCGGTGTAAACACAGAAAGGCTCGAACGTCATAACAAGGAATTAATTATTATGCATCCAGGACCCATGAATCGCGGTATTGAAATTGACAGTACGGTCGCTGATAGCAAGCAAGCCATTATTCTTGACCAAGTGCTAAACGGTGTCGCCTCGAGAATGGCAATATTATATTTACTCTTAGGTGGGAAATCGGAAGAATGA
- the pyrR gene encoding bifunctional pyr operon transcriptional regulator/uracil phosphoribosyltransferase PyrR translates to MIKPKEKLLFDETDIQKMITRLSHEILESNSNKDDLVLIGIQTRGEPLSKRVHAIIQTNVSLDIPLGEVNIAFHRDDFRERLVVPQVKGSNIPVTLDGKTVVLVDDVLFTGRTIRAAMDELFAYGRPAKIQLCVLVDRGHREIPIRGDFVGKNIPTNEGEHVSVLLKEVDEKDGIYLLSFKEDPDA, encoded by the coding sequence AAAAGAAAAACTGTTGTTTGATGAGACGGACATCCAAAAAATGATCACCCGCCTTAGTCATGAAATATTGGAAAGTAATTCTAATAAGGATGATCTTGTATTAATTGGCATCCAAACGCGAGGCGAACCACTTTCAAAGCGCGTGCATGCTATTATTCAAACAAATGTTTCTCTAGATATTCCTTTGGGAGAAGTCAACATTGCTTTCCACCGCGATGACTTTCGCGAACGGCTGGTTGTTCCCCAAGTAAAAGGGTCTAACATCCCTGTAACATTAGATGGTAAAACTGTAGTCCTCGTGGATGATGTTTTATTTACAGGAAGAACCATCCGTGCTGCCATGGATGAGCTTTTTGCTTATGGGCGGCCAGCGAAGATTCAGCTCTGTGTCCTTGTGGATCGTGGGCATAGAGAAATCCCGATTCGGGGCGATTTCGTTGGTAAAAACATTCCCACAAACGAAGGTGAACATGTAAGCGTTTTGTTAAAGGAAGTGGATGAAAAAGACGGCATTTATTTACTGTCCTTTAAGGAAGATCCGGATGCTTGA